In the Oceanithermus desulfurans genome, one interval contains:
- the tgt gene encoding tRNA guanosine(34) transglycosylase Tgt, which yields MAFEFRVLHQQGKARTGRLATPHGEVPTPLFMPVGTQATVKGLSNRELVEIGSRIVLANTYHLLLRPGPERVARLGGLHGFTGYDGPWLTDSGGFQVMSLGHRRVISEEGVAFSSHLNGDRILLTPERSIAVQEQLGADIVMAFDECPPFPSERAYLKRSLERTLRWLERSLAAKTRSDQALFGITQGGVEPDLRRTSTLETIRFDLPGYAIGGLAVGEPKEAMVPVVDLSTDLLPADRPRYLMGVGHPEDLVAGVALGVDLFDCVYPTRTGRFGYALVDEGRLNLGSARHKDDPAPIDAACDCYTCRNHSRAYLTHLVRTEELLGLRLLSLHNLRYLHRLMERARAAIEAGTYGDFARGFAERRWPEGAPGWFADALVRAGVW from the coding sequence ATGGCTTTCGAGTTCCGCGTTCTTCACCAGCAGGGCAAGGCCCGCACGGGTCGGCTCGCCACCCCCCACGGCGAGGTGCCCACACCGCTCTTCATGCCCGTGGGCACCCAGGCCACGGTCAAGGGGCTTTCGAACCGCGAGCTCGTCGAGATCGGCAGCCGCATCGTCCTCGCCAACACCTACCACCTGCTCCTGCGGCCGGGACCCGAGCGGGTCGCGCGGCTCGGGGGGCTACACGGCTTCACCGGCTACGACGGCCCCTGGCTCACCGACTCCGGAGGCTTCCAGGTGATGAGCCTGGGGCACCGGCGGGTGATCAGCGAGGAGGGGGTGGCCTTCTCCAGCCACCTCAACGGCGACCGCATCCTGCTCACGCCGGAGCGCAGCATCGCCGTGCAGGAACAGCTGGGCGCGGACATCGTCATGGCCTTCGACGAGTGCCCGCCCTTCCCCTCGGAGCGCGCCTACCTCAAGCGTTCGCTCGAGCGCACCCTGCGCTGGCTCGAGCGCTCGCTCGCGGCCAAGACGCGCAGCGATCAGGCCCTCTTCGGCATCACCCAGGGCGGCGTCGAGCCCGACCTGCGGCGCACGAGCACCCTGGAGACGATCCGATTCGACCTCCCCGGCTACGCCATCGGCGGTCTGGCTGTGGGCGAACCCAAAGAGGCGATGGTGCCGGTGGTCGACCTCTCCACCGACCTGCTGCCGGCGGACCGCCCCCGCTACCTGATGGGCGTGGGCCATCCCGAAGACCTGGTGGCGGGGGTGGCCCTGGGCGTGGACCTGTTCGACTGCGTCTACCCCACCCGCACCGGCCGCTTCGGCTACGCCCTGGTGGACGAGGGGCGGCTCAACCTGGGCTCGGCCCGCCACAAGGACGACCCCGCCCCCATCGACGCAGCTTGCGACTGCTACACCTGTCGCAACCATTCGCGCGCCTACCTGACCCACCTGGTGCGCACCGAGGAGCTGCTGGGGCTGCGGCTGCTCTCTCTGCACAACCTGCGCTACCTGCACCGGCTGATGGAACGGGCGCGCGCGGCGATCGAGGCCGGAACCTACGGCGATTTCGCCCGCGGCTTCGCCGAGCGCCGCTGGCCTGAAGGAGCGCCCGGCTGGTTCGCAGACGCGCTGGTCCGCGCCGGGGTGTGGTAG
- a CDS encoding PulJ/GspJ family protein, which yields MSAQRRGFTLLEVLIALAILGFLGLVFVRIFSSTFDATGNISARNELLHEAQIAEQIVAAKVKLAWHVYPPGTTVRINGGATTRNALAARPRWTVGTDPFLALVLPPRTAGAACGATATEGCYRFYAYYAFPRSHYLASIAPTSAQALPSDPRNDGTWVLMEYRTALVGFAPNAACSNTPVPDGGLPGSGRLLVEYVQPGTSAPAYAPFTVLADGSVELRLRMLKRTAERTVRVPPPDDPPLTLKAVPRNDRVGCSGP from the coding sequence GCTCGAGGTGCTAATCGCCCTGGCGATCCTCGGCTTTCTGGGCCTCGTCTTCGTCCGCATCTTCTCCTCCACCTTCGACGCCACTGGAAACATCAGCGCCCGCAACGAGCTGCTGCACGAGGCGCAGATCGCCGAACAAATCGTCGCGGCCAAGGTGAAGCTGGCCTGGCACGTCTACCCGCCGGGAACGACCGTCCGCATCAACGGGGGCGCGACCACGCGCAACGCCCTGGCGGCACGCCCCCGCTGGACCGTGGGCACCGACCCCTTCCTGGCGCTGGTGCTCCCCCCCAGGACCGCGGGCGCCGCCTGCGGTGCGACGGCCACCGAAGGCTGCTACCGCTTCTACGCCTACTACGCCTTCCCCCGCAGCCACTACCTCGCCAGCATCGCCCCGACGAGCGCGCAGGCGCTCCCCTCCGACCCGCGCAACGACGGCACCTGGGTCCTGATGGAGTACCGCACTGCCCTGGTGGGGTTCGCACCCAACGCCGCCTGCAGCAACACCCCGGTGCCCGATGGAGGCCTTCCCGGGTCGGGGCGGCTGCTGGTGGAGTACGTCCAGCCCGGCACCTCCGCGCCCGCTTACGCCCCCTTCACGGTGCTCGCCGACGGTTCGGTGGAGCTGCGCCTGCGGATGCTGAAGCGAACGGCTGAGCGTACGGTGCGGGTGCCGCCACCGGACGACCCGCCGCTCACCCTCAAGGCCGTCCCGCGCAACGACCGCGTCGGCTGCAGCGGGCCCTAG